In Mustelus asterias chromosome 28, sMusAst1.hap1.1, whole genome shotgun sequence, a single window of DNA contains:
- the zmiz1a gene encoding zinc finger MIZ domain-containing protein 1a isoform X15 has protein sequence MQPPMNPMNSMKPTLPPGPHSDGSFTYDPVPWQQNTSQPPGSLSVVTTVWGVTNTSQSQVLGNPMANASNPMTPGGNPMGSGMSANNPGINSPQFASQQQQFSAGKGGSNQAYMQQGMYGRPNYPGSGNFGSSYPGGPNAPGSMGIPPHSRPPTDFTQPAAAAAAAAVAAAAATATATATATVAALQEKQNQEMNQYGPMGPAQAYNSQFMSQQGGRGPSSMQGNMNPGGMGSGMTPSSMSGPPMPINQPRPPGMNPVFASHSQRVTQQGYPGPRSSQPMPMQGVKRPYPGEPSYGAQQYGPSSQFASQPGQYPTGNPQRPITSPSYPGQRMPGQQNTGQYHPPPVNMAQYYKTEQFNGQNSSFAGSGYTYSQSSLNGPPRSVASYPHSPVPGNPTPPMTPGSSIPPYLSPNQDVKPPFPPDIKPNLSSLPPPPPNAKGKVDTFSPSLVSANDELRLTFPVRDGVVLEPFRLEHNLAVSNHVFHLRQSVHQTLMWRSDLELQFKCYHHEDRQMNTNWPASVQVSVNATPLNIERGDNKTSHKPLHLKHVCQPGRNTIQITVTACCCSHLFVLQLVHRPSVRSVLQGLLKKRLLPAEHCITKIKRNFSSVAASSGGATLNGEDGVEQTAIKVSLKCPITFRRIQLPARGHDCKHVQCFDLESYLQLNCERGTWRCPVCNKTALLEGLEVDQYMWSILSNIQNSEFEEVTIDPTCSWRPVPLKSDIHIKDDPDGPLSKRFKTMSPSQMIMPNVMEMIAALGPGPSPYPSLPPPPGGSNGNEYGNPGNTYPSHGNFDFPHGNPAGTSVNDFMHGPQLSHPPDMPNSLMTPDKPLSHSMPDQLIPEFTNPDELLSYLGPPDLPSNSNDDLLSLFETN, from the exons CGATGGGTCATTCACCTATGACCCTGTCCCTTGGCAGCAAAATACGAGTCAGCCACCAGGGTCGTTGTCTGTAGTTACAACTGTGTGGGGAGTCACCAACACATCACAAAGCCAG GTGCTGGGAAATCCAATGGCAAATGCCAGCAACCCCATGACTCCCGGGGGCAACCCAATGGGCTCCGGGATGTCAGCAAACAATCCTGGAATCAACTCGCCTCAGTTTGCCAGTCAGCAGCAGCAGTTCTCAGCGGGCAAGGGTGGTTCCAACCAAGCATACATGCAGCAGGGCATGTACGGGCGACCAAACTACCCCGGAAGTGGCAACTTTGGGAGCAG TTACCCTGGTGGTCCCAACGCTCCTGGCTCCATGGGCATTCCTCCGCACAGCCGGCCGCCAACGGACTTTACCCAGCCAGCCGCCGCAGCAGCAGCGGCGGCAGTTGCAGCTGCCGCGGCAACAGCGACAGCGACGGCCACTGCCACAGTGGCTGCCCTGCAAGAGAAACAGAACCAGGAGATGAACCAGTATGGCCCG ATGGGTCCAGCACAGGCTTACAACAGTCAGTTTATGAGCCAGCAGGGTGGACGGGGCCCATCGTCCATGCAGGGCAATATGAACCCAGGAGGGATGGGCAGTGGAATGACTCCGTCCAGCATGAGTGGGCCGCCCATGCCCATCAACCAGCCCAGGCCACCAGGGATGAACCCGGTGTTTGCATCCCACAGCCAGAGGGTGACCCAGCAGGGGTACCCAGGCCCAAGATCATCACAGCCGATGCCCATGCAGGGAGTGAAAAGGCCTTATCCTGGCGAG CCGAGCTATGGAGCGCAGCAGTATGGACCAAGCAGCCAGTTTGCCAGTCAGCCTGGCCAGTATCCAACAGGGAACCCCCAAAGGCCCATCACATCGCCCAGTTACCCTGGTCAGAGGATGCCGGGCCAACAGAACACTGGCCAGTACCACCCACCTCCAGTCAACATGGCTCAGTACTACAAG ACGGAGCAGTTTAATGGACAGAACAGCAGTTTTGCTGGGAGCGGTTATACTTACAGTCAAAGTAGTCTGAATGGG CCTCCAAGGTCTGTGGCAAGTTATCCTCATTCTCCTGTGCCGGGAAATCCCACTCCGCCTATGACTCCAGGAAGCAGTATTCCACCATACCTGTCTCCTAACCAGGATGTAAAGCCGCCATTCCCACCGGATATCAAACCCAACCTCAGCTCCTTGCCTCCGCCACCTCCAA ATGCTAAAGGGAAAGTTgacactttctctccctctttggTCTCAGCCAACGATGAGCTACGGCTGACATTCCCAGTCCGAGACGGTGTGGTGTTAGAGCCCTTCCGACTAGAGCACAATCTGGCAGTCAGTAACCATGTCTTCCACCTGCGGCAGTCAGTGCACCAGACATTAATGTGGAG GTCTGATTTGGAGCTTCAGTTTAAATGTTACCACCACGAAGACCGACAGATGAACACAAACTGGCCGGCATCTGTCCAGGTCAGTGTGAATGCCACACCACTCAACATTGAGAGAGGTGACAACAAGACTTCTCACAAACCTTTGCATCTGAAGCATGTCTGCCAACCAGGAAGGAACACCATCCAGATCACAGTCACCGCCTGTTGCTGT TCACACCTGTTCGTACTTCAGTTAGTGCACAGACCATCGGTCCGATCAGTGCTTCAAGGCTTGCTGAAGAAGAGGCTTCTTCCTGCTGAACACTGCATCACAAAAA TTAAAAGGAACTTCAGCAGTGTGGCAGCTTCTTCGGGTGGGGCTACGTTAAATGGAgaagatggagtggagcagacgGCAATCAAGGTGTCCCTGAAGTGTCCAATCACATTCAGGCGGATCCAGCTACCAGCAAGAGGCCATGACTGTAAGCACGTACAG TGTTTTGATTTGGAATCGTACTTGCAATTGAACTGTGAGAGGGGAACATGGAGGTGTCCTGTTTGCAA TAAAACAGCACTCCTGGAAGGCCTTGAAGTTGACCAGTACATGTGGAGCATCCTATCCAATATTCAAAA CTCTGAGTTTGAAGAGGTCACCATTGACCCAACCTGCAGTTGGAGACCAGTTCCACTGAAGTCCGACATCCACATCAAAGATGACCCCGATGGGCCTCTGTCCAAGAGGTTTAAAACCATGAGCCCCAGCCAGATGATTATGCCAAATGTCATGGAGATGATTGCAGCTCTGGGACCAGGTCCGTCACCGTACCCTTCCCTACCTCCTCCACCAGGAGGCAGCAATGGCAATGAATATGGCAACCCAG GTAACACTTACCCCAGCCATGGGAACTTCGATTTCCCACATGGCAACCCTGCCGGTACTTCAGTGAACGACTTCATGCATGGGCCCCAGTTGTCGCACCCTCCAGACATGCCCAACAGCCTTATGACTCCTGACAAGCCTCTCAGCCACTCCATGCCTGATCAG CTTATTCCAGAATTCACAAATCCAGATGAGCTCCTGTCCTACCTTGGCCCTCCTGACCTGCCCAGCAATAGCAATGatgaccttctctctctctttgagaccAACTGA
- the zmiz1a gene encoding zinc finger MIZ domain-containing protein 1a isoform X8: MGCLTVVSRVAAQQGFDLDLGYRLLAVCAANRDKFTPKSAALLSSWCEDLGRLLLLRHQKSRQNDTPGKLPMQPPMNPMNSMKPTLPPGPHSDGSFTYDPVPWQQNTSQPPGSLSVVTTVWGVTNTSQSQQVLGNPMANASNPMTPGGNPMGSGMSANNPGINSPQFASQQQQFSAGKGGSNQAYMQQGMYGRPNYPGSGNFGSSYPGGPNAPGSMGIPPHSRPPTDFTQPAAAAAAAAVAAAAATATATATATVAALQEKQNQEMNQYGPMGPAQAYNSQFMSQQGGRGPSSMQGNMNPGGMGSGMTPSSMSGPPMPINQPRPPGMNPVFASHSQRVTQQGYPGPRSSQPMPMQGVKRPYPGEPSYGAQQYGPSSQFASQPGQYPTGNPQRPITSPSYPGQRMPGQQNTGQYHPPPVNMAQYYKTEQFNGQNSSFAGSGYTYSQSSLNGCPLCLCITNAGSGKETKPPRSVASYPHSPVPGNPTPPMTPGSSIPPYLSPNQDVKPPFPPDIKPNLSSLPPPPPNAKGKVDTFSPSLVSANDELRLTFPVRDGVVLEPFRLEHNLAVSNHVFHLRQSVHQTLMWRSDLELQFKCYHHEDRQMNTNWPASVQVSVNATPLNIERGDNKTSHKPLHLKHVCQPGRNTIQITVTACCCSHLFVLQLVHRPSVRSVLQGLLKKRLLPAEHCITKIKRNFSSVAASSGGATLNGEDGVEQTAIKVSLKCPITFRRIQLPARGHDCKHVQCFDLESYLQLNCERGTWRCPVCNKTALLEGLEVDQYMWSILSNIQNSEFEEVTIDPTCSWRPVPLKSDIHIKDDPDGPLSKRFKTMSPSQMIMPNVMEMIAALGPGPSPYPSLPPPPGGSNGNEYGNPGNTYPSHGNFDFPHGNPAGTSVNDFMHGPQLSHPPDMPNSLMTPDKPLSHSMPDQMPHPGSTDQSHSSMQQGLHALHPSSQSGQPLHHSGPSQQPRQPQQAGSSNHPHSDLTFRPSSTLEGQAGGQGTSDMPEPSLDLIPEFTNPDELLSYLGPPDLPSNSNDDLLSLFETN, translated from the exons CGATGGGTCATTCACCTATGACCCTGTCCCTTGGCAGCAAAATACGAGTCAGCCACCAGGGTCGTTGTCTGTAGTTACAACTGTGTGGGGAGTCACCAACACATCACAAAGCCAG CAGGTGCTGGGAAATCCAATGGCAAATGCCAGCAACCCCATGACTCCCGGGGGCAACCCAATGGGCTCCGGGATGTCAGCAAACAATCCTGGAATCAACTCGCCTCAGTTTGCCAGTCAGCAGCAGCAGTTCTCAGCGGGCAAGGGTGGTTCCAACCAAGCATACATGCAGCAGGGCATGTACGGGCGACCAAACTACCCCGGAAGTGGCAACTTTGGGAGCAG TTACCCTGGTGGTCCCAACGCTCCTGGCTCCATGGGCATTCCTCCGCACAGCCGGCCGCCAACGGACTTTACCCAGCCAGCCGCCGCAGCAGCAGCGGCGGCAGTTGCAGCTGCCGCGGCAACAGCGACAGCGACGGCCACTGCCACAGTGGCTGCCCTGCAAGAGAAACAGAACCAGGAGATGAACCAGTATGGCCCG ATGGGTCCAGCACAGGCTTACAACAGTCAGTTTATGAGCCAGCAGGGTGGACGGGGCCCATCGTCCATGCAGGGCAATATGAACCCAGGAGGGATGGGCAGTGGAATGACTCCGTCCAGCATGAGTGGGCCGCCCATGCCCATCAACCAGCCCAGGCCACCAGGGATGAACCCGGTGTTTGCATCCCACAGCCAGAGGGTGACCCAGCAGGGGTACCCAGGCCCAAGATCATCACAGCCGATGCCCATGCAGGGAGTGAAAAGGCCTTATCCTGGCGAG CCGAGCTATGGAGCGCAGCAGTATGGACCAAGCAGCCAGTTTGCCAGTCAGCCTGGCCAGTATCCAACAGGGAACCCCCAAAGGCCCATCACATCGCCCAGTTACCCTGGTCAGAGGATGCCGGGCCAACAGAACACTGGCCAGTACCACCCACCTCCAGTCAACATGGCTCAGTACTACAAG ACGGAGCAGTTTAATGGACAGAACAGCAGTTTTGCTGGGAGCGGTTATACTTACAGTCAAAGTAGTCTGAATGGG tgtcctctctgtctctgcatcaCAAATGCTGGGAGTGGAAAAGAAACCAAA CCTCCAAGGTCTGTGGCAAGTTATCCTCATTCTCCTGTGCCGGGAAATCCCACTCCGCCTATGACTCCAGGAAGCAGTATTCCACCATACCTGTCTCCTAACCAGGATGTAAAGCCGCCATTCCCACCGGATATCAAACCCAACCTCAGCTCCTTGCCTCCGCCACCTCCAA ATGCTAAAGGGAAAGTTgacactttctctccctctttggTCTCAGCCAACGATGAGCTACGGCTGACATTCCCAGTCCGAGACGGTGTGGTGTTAGAGCCCTTCCGACTAGAGCACAATCTGGCAGTCAGTAACCATGTCTTCCACCTGCGGCAGTCAGTGCACCAGACATTAATGTGGAG GTCTGATTTGGAGCTTCAGTTTAAATGTTACCACCACGAAGACCGACAGATGAACACAAACTGGCCGGCATCTGTCCAGGTCAGTGTGAATGCCACACCACTCAACATTGAGAGAGGTGACAACAAGACTTCTCACAAACCTTTGCATCTGAAGCATGTCTGCCAACCAGGAAGGAACACCATCCAGATCACAGTCACCGCCTGTTGCTGT TCACACCTGTTCGTACTTCAGTTAGTGCACAGACCATCGGTCCGATCAGTGCTTCAAGGCTTGCTGAAGAAGAGGCTTCTTCCTGCTGAACACTGCATCACAAAAA TTAAAAGGAACTTCAGCAGTGTGGCAGCTTCTTCGGGTGGGGCTACGTTAAATGGAgaagatggagtggagcagacgGCAATCAAGGTGTCCCTGAAGTGTCCAATCACATTCAGGCGGATCCAGCTACCAGCAAGAGGCCATGACTGTAAGCACGTACAG TGTTTTGATTTGGAATCGTACTTGCAATTGAACTGTGAGAGGGGAACATGGAGGTGTCCTGTTTGCAA TAAAACAGCACTCCTGGAAGGCCTTGAAGTTGACCAGTACATGTGGAGCATCCTATCCAATATTCAAAA CTCTGAGTTTGAAGAGGTCACCATTGACCCAACCTGCAGTTGGAGACCAGTTCCACTGAAGTCCGACATCCACATCAAAGATGACCCCGATGGGCCTCTGTCCAAGAGGTTTAAAACCATGAGCCCCAGCCAGATGATTATGCCAAATGTCATGGAGATGATTGCAGCTCTGGGACCAGGTCCGTCACCGTACCCTTCCCTACCTCCTCCACCAGGAGGCAGCAATGGCAATGAATATGGCAACCCAG GTAACACTTACCCCAGCCATGGGAACTTCGATTTCCCACATGGCAACCCTGCCGGTACTTCAGTGAACGACTTCATGCATGGGCCCCAGTTGTCGCACCCTCCAGACATGCCCAACAGCCTTATGACTCCTGACAAGCCTCTCAGCCACTCCATGCCTGATCAG ATGCCTCATCCTGGCAGTACTGATCAGTCCCATAGTTCCATGCAGCAAGGTTTGCACGCACTTCACCCCAGCAGCCAGTCAGGGCAGCCATTACATCACAGTGGTCCTAGCCAGCAGCCCCGGCAACCCCAGCAGGCTGGTTCTAGCAACCATCCACACAGTGATCTGACCTTTCGCCCTTCCTCCACCTTGGAAGGTCAGGCTGGTGGTCAGGGAACGTCCGACATGCCGGAACCCTCACTGGAT CTTATTCCAGAATTCACAAATCCAGATGAGCTCCTGTCCTACCTTGGCCCTCCTGACCTGCCCAGCAATAGCAATGatgaccttctctctctctttgagaccAACTGA
- the zmiz1a gene encoding zinc finger MIZ domain-containing protein 1a isoform X13: MQPPMNPMNSMKPTLPPGPHSDGSFTYDPVPWQQNTSQPPGSLSVVTTVWGVTNTSQSQVLGNPMANASNPMTPGGNPMGSGMSANNPGINSPQFASQQQQFSAGKGGSNQAYMQQGMYGRPNYPGSGNFGSSYPGGPNAPGSMGIPPHSRPPTDFTQPAAAAAAAAVAAAAATATATATATVAALQEKQNQEMNQYGPMGPAQAYNSQFMSQQGGRGPSSMQGNMNPGGMGSGMTPSSMSGPPMPINQPRPPGMNPVFASHSQRVTQQGYPGPRSSQPMPMQGVKRPYPGEPSYGAQQYGPSSQFASQPGQYPTGNPQRPITSPSYPGQRMPGQQNTGQYHPPPVNMAQYYKTEQFNGQNSSFAGSGYTYSQSSLNGCPLCLCITNAGSGKETKPPRSVASYPHSPVPGNPTPPMTPGSSIPPYLSPNQDVKPPFPPDIKPNLSSLPPPPPNAKGKVDTFSPSLVSANDELRLTFPVRDGVVLEPFRLEHNLAVSNHVFHLRQSVHQTLMWRSDLELQFKCYHHEDRQMNTNWPASVQVSVNATPLNIERGDNKTSHKPLHLKHVCQPGRNTIQITVTACCCSHLFVLQLVHRPSVRSVLQGLLKKRLLPAEHCITKIKRNFSSVAASSGGATLNGEDGVEQTAIKVSLKCPITFRRIQLPARGHDCKHVQCFDLESYLQLNCERGTWRCPVCNKTALLEGLEVDQYMWSILSNIQNSEFEEVTIDPTCSWRPVPLKSDIHIKDDPDGPLSKRFKTMSPSQMIMPNVMEMIAALGPGPSPYPSLPPPPGGSNGNEYGNPGNTYPSHGNFDFPHGNPAGTSVNDFMHGPQLSHPPDMPNSLMTPDKPLSHSMPDQMPHPGSTDQSHSSMQQGLHALHPSSQSGQPLHHSGPSQQPRQPQQAGSSNHPHSDLTFRPSSTLEGQAGGQGTSDMPEPSLDLIPEFTNPDELLSYLGPPDLPSNSNDDLLSLFETN, encoded by the exons CGATGGGTCATTCACCTATGACCCTGTCCCTTGGCAGCAAAATACGAGTCAGCCACCAGGGTCGTTGTCTGTAGTTACAACTGTGTGGGGAGTCACCAACACATCACAAAGCCAG GTGCTGGGAAATCCAATGGCAAATGCCAGCAACCCCATGACTCCCGGGGGCAACCCAATGGGCTCCGGGATGTCAGCAAACAATCCTGGAATCAACTCGCCTCAGTTTGCCAGTCAGCAGCAGCAGTTCTCAGCGGGCAAGGGTGGTTCCAACCAAGCATACATGCAGCAGGGCATGTACGGGCGACCAAACTACCCCGGAAGTGGCAACTTTGGGAGCAG TTACCCTGGTGGTCCCAACGCTCCTGGCTCCATGGGCATTCCTCCGCACAGCCGGCCGCCAACGGACTTTACCCAGCCAGCCGCCGCAGCAGCAGCGGCGGCAGTTGCAGCTGCCGCGGCAACAGCGACAGCGACGGCCACTGCCACAGTGGCTGCCCTGCAAGAGAAACAGAACCAGGAGATGAACCAGTATGGCCCG ATGGGTCCAGCACAGGCTTACAACAGTCAGTTTATGAGCCAGCAGGGTGGACGGGGCCCATCGTCCATGCAGGGCAATATGAACCCAGGAGGGATGGGCAGTGGAATGACTCCGTCCAGCATGAGTGGGCCGCCCATGCCCATCAACCAGCCCAGGCCACCAGGGATGAACCCGGTGTTTGCATCCCACAGCCAGAGGGTGACCCAGCAGGGGTACCCAGGCCCAAGATCATCACAGCCGATGCCCATGCAGGGAGTGAAAAGGCCTTATCCTGGCGAG CCGAGCTATGGAGCGCAGCAGTATGGACCAAGCAGCCAGTTTGCCAGTCAGCCTGGCCAGTATCCAACAGGGAACCCCCAAAGGCCCATCACATCGCCCAGTTACCCTGGTCAGAGGATGCCGGGCCAACAGAACACTGGCCAGTACCACCCACCTCCAGTCAACATGGCTCAGTACTACAAG ACGGAGCAGTTTAATGGACAGAACAGCAGTTTTGCTGGGAGCGGTTATACTTACAGTCAAAGTAGTCTGAATGGG tgtcctctctgtctctgcatcaCAAATGCTGGGAGTGGAAAAGAAACCAAA CCTCCAAGGTCTGTGGCAAGTTATCCTCATTCTCCTGTGCCGGGAAATCCCACTCCGCCTATGACTCCAGGAAGCAGTATTCCACCATACCTGTCTCCTAACCAGGATGTAAAGCCGCCATTCCCACCGGATATCAAACCCAACCTCAGCTCCTTGCCTCCGCCACCTCCAA ATGCTAAAGGGAAAGTTgacactttctctccctctttggTCTCAGCCAACGATGAGCTACGGCTGACATTCCCAGTCCGAGACGGTGTGGTGTTAGAGCCCTTCCGACTAGAGCACAATCTGGCAGTCAGTAACCATGTCTTCCACCTGCGGCAGTCAGTGCACCAGACATTAATGTGGAG GTCTGATTTGGAGCTTCAGTTTAAATGTTACCACCACGAAGACCGACAGATGAACACAAACTGGCCGGCATCTGTCCAGGTCAGTGTGAATGCCACACCACTCAACATTGAGAGAGGTGACAACAAGACTTCTCACAAACCTTTGCATCTGAAGCATGTCTGCCAACCAGGAAGGAACACCATCCAGATCACAGTCACCGCCTGTTGCTGT TCACACCTGTTCGTACTTCAGTTAGTGCACAGACCATCGGTCCGATCAGTGCTTCAAGGCTTGCTGAAGAAGAGGCTTCTTCCTGCTGAACACTGCATCACAAAAA TTAAAAGGAACTTCAGCAGTGTGGCAGCTTCTTCGGGTGGGGCTACGTTAAATGGAgaagatggagtggagcagacgGCAATCAAGGTGTCCCTGAAGTGTCCAATCACATTCAGGCGGATCCAGCTACCAGCAAGAGGCCATGACTGTAAGCACGTACAG TGTTTTGATTTGGAATCGTACTTGCAATTGAACTGTGAGAGGGGAACATGGAGGTGTCCTGTTTGCAA TAAAACAGCACTCCTGGAAGGCCTTGAAGTTGACCAGTACATGTGGAGCATCCTATCCAATATTCAAAA CTCTGAGTTTGAAGAGGTCACCATTGACCCAACCTGCAGTTGGAGACCAGTTCCACTGAAGTCCGACATCCACATCAAAGATGACCCCGATGGGCCTCTGTCCAAGAGGTTTAAAACCATGAGCCCCAGCCAGATGATTATGCCAAATGTCATGGAGATGATTGCAGCTCTGGGACCAGGTCCGTCACCGTACCCTTCCCTACCTCCTCCACCAGGAGGCAGCAATGGCAATGAATATGGCAACCCAG GTAACACTTACCCCAGCCATGGGAACTTCGATTTCCCACATGGCAACCCTGCCGGTACTTCAGTGAACGACTTCATGCATGGGCCCCAGTTGTCGCACCCTCCAGACATGCCCAACAGCCTTATGACTCCTGACAAGCCTCTCAGCCACTCCATGCCTGATCAG ATGCCTCATCCTGGCAGTACTGATCAGTCCCATAGTTCCATGCAGCAAGGTTTGCACGCACTTCACCCCAGCAGCCAGTCAGGGCAGCCATTACATCACAGTGGTCCTAGCCAGCAGCCCCGGCAACCCCAGCAGGCTGGTTCTAGCAACCATCCACACAGTGATCTGACCTTTCGCCCTTCCTCCACCTTGGAAGGTCAGGCTGGTGGTCAGGGAACGTCCGACATGCCGGAACCCTCACTGGAT CTTATTCCAGAATTCACAAATCCAGATGAGCTCCTGTCCTACCTTGGCCCTCCTGACCTGCCCAGCAATAGCAATGatgaccttctctctctctttgagaccAACTGA